The following proteins come from a genomic window of Phaeodactylum tricornutum CCAP 1055/1 chromosome 19, whole genome shotgun sequence:
- a CDS encoding predicted protein has translation MSDYNTRAAQYSFSTPEQVQAALADESTYVLDVRNATEIAADGKIDHVRYIQSACTPDAAPELEGNASKLLPEKIATVVVYCKSGRRAYKAMQVLESQGYINVLNAGGYTDIVSNKDR, from the coding sequence ATGTCCGACTACAATACCCGAGCTGCTCAGTATAGCTTCAGTACGCCAGAGCAGGTTCAAGCCGCTCTCGCGGATGAAAGCACGTACGTGTTGGATGTTCGTAACGCAACCGAGATTGCTGCGGACGGAAAAATTGACCACGTTCGATACATCCAGAGTGCGTGCACTCCGGATGCAGCTCCCGAACTAGAAGGAAACGCCTCAAAATTGCTTCCCGAGAAGATCGCGACGGTTGTTGTTTACTGCAAGTCTGGACGCAGAGCATACAAGGCTATGCAGGTTTTGGAAAGCCAAGGATATATCAACGTTTTGAATGCAGGTGGATATACTGACATAGTCAGTAATAAAGATCGCTAG